The following nucleotide sequence is from Juglans microcarpa x Juglans regia isolate MS1-56 chromosome 6D, Jm3101_v1.0, whole genome shotgun sequence.
AGAGGAAATAAAccaggaaaataataaaaaaaaaaagaaaaaaatgtgcatgtaATGACggtttcttttataaaaaatattttgtgcaAGTATAAGATATGCAAGTTGTTTGAAAAAAGGGGGAACCCATAcggaacaatttttttttttttttttttaatgaagagtCTCACTTCTTTTAAGGGCTTATACGCCTTAAGTCTGCATCTAACattagcattactcatatatgaTATTGTTTGTATTCATCTTAACCTTATTCGGACTTACCGAAATATGATTTGTGCAAGTCCAGGATGTgtaagttttttgaaaaaaaataaaactcacttgaacaatctatttttttatgatgggattcacttttttcaaagagtttgTATGGGTTTGCAGGTACTCTGcttgtatttagcattatttaattatatatatatatatatatatatatatatatatatatatatatatataaaacagaaCTTGTTTAGAAATGGTAAAATTTATGTTAAGTTTgtgtaatttatgtattttcttttacaattatGCTCTAGACACCTACATCTGATTCTGTTAAAATTTTGTTCTAAATCAATATTGAGACATTTACTCTTTCTATATGTACACAGGAAGAGTGATAAGTTGTAATCTAGTTTAAATGTATGTCTTTGTTTGTTATTCAAAAGGATAAactctaattataattttaacaataataattttatttgaaggtttttacaccacacactatttatgtagtataatttgatttggaatataaattttctttcaacaatCCTATTGAATGTAGAGTATGGACGTGAGTAGCACTTTTCTTTATATCTCGTTCGGATATAAGaaatgttttatctcatttcatcaattaaacttttccaaattctcgtataaaatataataaacaattcaattttttcaaattttaaaacaataataatattaaaaaataatattataataatattttatgtaacttttaattttcatctcatcttaactcactatctaaacagcACCTAAATGAAATCAAAGACAACCTAAATTTAGTACCATCAGTGATGGAGTCGAGAATCTTCTATCGGTGAAGGAGACTAATgggaataataaaattagaaataaactccaaaataatatatgaaagGAAAAGTTTCCAAACGAGATCTTTGCATTGTTCTTGTCTTATAACTAAGATGGATTGACACAAGTAAGTTTAGTTGGACTACCTTTTAATGGATATGTTTCTGAGGAATGTCTTTGCTTTCTAAAAGCCAATGGAATtccaaagaataaaacaaatttcaaagaATAATGGGGCTTAGAATTGGAAAGTGACAGCCTTGCTCACTTCAACATTTATGTAGAACAAAACAACATGCTGACCTTAGGTTGAGATCAGGCATTGATGGCATAGTATCTACACTTTTGGCATCCATGGAAGCCAAGTCTTACAGCCAAAAAAACTTTCACATTCCAATTATACTTTCCTTCCAAATTCAGTGATCTCTTCCATATAAATTAAGTATATCGTACCCGATACGCTAAAAGCCTCTACAATTATAAACTCTCCCTTTCTCAACTTATTCCATTATCCCAACTCTCACATCTGATAACTGAAAAGCCAAGGTTTGATGGGTAGCAAAACTCTTACCAACCTTCTTCTCTTGTTACTAATTACAGGTAATTGATTCTTTCTTCTGTTTTCTGTGTCTTGGTTCGAATCTTTCTGGCACAATGCTGAGCACTCCTGTCATCTTAATGTGATAAAATTATCGTGATTGATCTGAACCAGTTGTGCATATCTTCTTCAGGTGCACACTCTGAGGTAACGTTCAACTTCGAAAACCAATGCACTTACACAATATGGCTTGCTGCCAGCCCTTCAATTGGTGATGCTGATCCTGAGAGCGGTCCGGGAACCTTGGAGCTATTCTCAATGCCTGATCAATGGAGTGGAAGCATTTGGGCTAGGACAAATTGTGCCTACGATGTCTCCTATTTTTCATGTGAAACTGGGGACTGTGGTTCTGGCACCATAGACTGCCAATCCCCACCACCCACTTATCCGGTGACCTTACTCAATTTCGACATCAAACAATCGGTGGTCTCCTATGAAGTGAGCTTGAACCACGGGCACAACCTGCCCGTCCGGATCCAACCGGATGGCGGGTCTCTGCTTGGAGGAATAGGTTTGTGCCCTGTTGTAGATTGCATTGAAGATGTGAGTAACGTGTGTCCGGGTAGCCTAGTGGCCAAGAACAAGGATGGTCGATATGTCGGGTGTTACAGTGCTTGTGATGGTTTGAAGGATCCAAAATATTGCTGCACTGGGAACTATAGCAGTCCACAGGCTTGCCAGCCTAATGAGTACTCCCAAACGTTCAAGCAATTATGCAAACTTGCCCACACCTATCCACGTGATAATGATCCTCCAATTTATAGATGCTCCAGGGCAACCAGCTACAATATAACCTTTTGTCCCTCATAAACTTCACATGCCAGAAATCCTTGAAATTGAGGCATTGGTATTGTTGGAAATGACCATTtcataaagaaataaaacaatttttggAAGAGGAAGATGTTTTTGTGACTATGGTGTTAACCGTATAACGTTTTACTACACGCAggatattttaatcatttcactTATCAATCTAATTACCTGTAGAAATACAAAGATCAAAACTCCTGGTGTTATATGCAGAGCCATCCATTTTAAGTGGACGAGAGGATTGATCTTATTCCTGTTGCAAGTGATGTACTTCTTTGTGCTTTCTGCAGAAGTAGCATGGAATGTAGACTAGAGATCACTTGTTTTATCAACATGATTTCTTTAAGAGGAATTGGAAAGAAGTGCTTAGCATGAGGTCTTCGATGGATATGCAGGTTGAACACTCCAACTGCATCAACTGCAGACATCATCTAACTATTGCCATCATCTACCTTAGACAGATCCAACATCTAAAGTTTGGTTTGTTAATAATGGGTTGTTAAAATGCAAGAAAGATTTAAAACAAGTagtcaaaaacataaaaaccaaaaaccaaaaaaaaaaaaaaaaaaaaaaaaaaaaaaaaaacaaaatataaaaaaaaaaaaaaaaaaaaagcttagaAAAGACTCATTTAACAAATTAGAGTTTTCCTTTTCAACCATTTCTAATATCTAATTCTTTTTAAGAGGAAGATCACCACAACATATTGAAGCCGATTCAACACGACAGACAACTAATGGGACATTTATTTGGGAACCTAAATCAATCACTATTAAATTCTAATCAATGCCTAGTTTCTCATTAGAGAAATACAAGGAAAAATATTCCATTCTAGGAAGCTTTTATCTGTGCCAGTTTTATAAAACGATTTGTATGTTTGGCAGATGCGCAGTAAtaactaaatttattatttgaaagtAAGCATGTCAACCAActtaaaaaaaccctaaaccttttataaaataagagtagttttttttttttttaaaaagagtgctAATGTAAAGGCTGTTATTACATTGCTCTACTGTTCTAATGTAGAGATGAATCCATTAGttacaaaacccaaaaaagaatGAGTTGGGAAAATAATGTGttagaaaaaccaaaagattCTACTAatcttaaatgaaaattataatcgcaagaaaaatgctacttggCCATTGAAGTTTACAACTCAGATGACCTTCTTGATGTAACACTATCATGTGATGtcacgtgatttattaaaaaaaaaaaatacaaatactaaAAAGGTATAAAGAACTTAGGATTTCAGTTTTctcctttttgtgtttttgaatgccctttttttttaatatatattttaaacctTTTAACAAACCAAACTTAATCAGTTATATCATTTGGCATCTAATAATTTTAGCTTTACTTACTATATTATTTGAGTTCCATTTAATGGCATTTAAATTGGGTAAAAATAATTAGGAATTGGTGATGTAACTAAATAGGAAAAAAGCTTCCTACTTCAAAACTTATAAATCCTTGTTTTTTAATAGGtaacataaaaatatctttGTTTTTGATACCctggacatttaaaacatagttgtataaaatgttatgaaaaatgttgtgtaaaGGTTTCATTTAAGATAGCCGCTGAAATCACGTGATTTTCAAGGTCACACACACATGAACAGTATCCTTGAAAAGTGAAACCACCAGTGATTTTAGCATTCAGTGTTCGTTTAATTCGATAAGGTGTAGATAAACTCTACACTATAGAAAggaggaaaaatgaaagaagtttAAGAAATGGAGTTGAAATTTTTGGTACAATTATAGTTTTTCTTCACGCTTTATTGTCTCTTCCCCTTTCCTTAggtatattaaatttaaatggaGCATTAGGCTGGCTGTATACAATTTCGGAATGACCAAAATTTTCTAGAATTTCACAGCTTTTTCtcttaaaacaaataaacataagAAAACATACAAGTCCATAGTCCACTATGAGGACCCTTTAACTGTGGGATCCAACAATTCTCTAATTTggctctctactttctttttaagGAAAGAATAAGGCAGACGCTCTACCACCTCAGCTCCAAAGGAGAAGAGGAGAGCCTTTCTTGCTGTCTCTAAGCTGATTCCACGTGCCAGGAAATAGAAGAGCTGGCTTTCTTCTAGGTCGCTAATTGCAGCACCATGGGAGCATTTGACATCATCTGCAATTATTTGGAGATTGGGTTTGACATTCACAGTTGCACGAGGTTCAAGGAGCAGGCTCCTTGTTAGTTGTCCTGCATCTGTCTGCTGTGCAAATCTGCAAAATATATAGCAAACATTAAATCGATGCAAAGCATGTgcacttctttctttcttccatttttgtAGTTCTAGATAACAAGGGTGTATCTATCAGCAAGCAACTAGTTACTGGACGTCTAAATCAAACAGCATTAGATAAATGACTAGAATAAGAATGCAACTCAAGACAGTCTGTAACATAACTAACCATCATTTTATAGTCGGCTTCAATAATAAAAGGCcatcaaattaaaaattgtGCCCATCGATGCGGCGCAATAGCCCTCAACAAACAAGAACTCAGAAACTGAATAGGCTTGGAACTAAGAATATACTCCAGCATATATGATTTCAAATAGTTCACAGGATGATGTGGAACAAAACTAAAGTGTACTCATAactttttctttactctctGAAGTGTACTCATCATAACTAGCCGTCAAATAGAGCAGAATTACCTGTTGACTTTTACATTCCCATCAAATACAGCTTGTCCTTGAGAATGTGCCACAATGCACTTGTGAAGTTGTCGAGAATAACCTCGTGGATGGTCCAAGATTATTCTGCTATGTAGATCTTGTGTCTGATCGTTGATAGACAAATGCAATGAGGATAACTCTGTGACTGTATCTGGGCCCAATTGCTGAATATGGACATTATGCCGGCTCAATTTTCCACCACTGCTTACCTCTACGAGTT
It contains:
- the LOC121235155 gene encoding pathogenesis-related thaumatin-like protein 3.5 is translated as MGSKTLTNLLLLLLITGAHSEVTFNFENQCTYTIWLAASPSIGDADPESGPGTLELFSMPDQWSGSIWARTNCAYDVSYFSCETGDCGSGTIDCQSPPPTYPVTLLNFDIKQSVVSYEVSLNHGHNLPVRIQPDGGSLLGGIGLCPVVDCIEDVSNVCPGSLVAKNKDGRYVGCYSACDGLKDPKYCCTGNYSSPQACQPNEYSQTFKQLCKLAHTYPRDNDPPIYRCSRATSYNITFCPS